In Gemmata obscuriglobus, a single genomic region encodes these proteins:
- a CDS encoding Uma2 family endonuclease: protein MSTQVMPYATLADLMKVEGKAELINGRIVTFMPSGFLPSRVARKIVRALEDYATSGGHGEPVADPTGYAFDPPLPSGRQSLCPDASFYTGALPTNPMGFIEGFPVFAVEVRSESDYGPKADREYADKRADYFSAGTRVVWDVDPVAQTVTSYSATAPTTSTTFRRGSTADAEPAVPGWRLSVDALFT from the coding sequence ATGAGTACACAAGTGATGCCCTACGCGACCCTCGCGGACCTGATGAAAGTCGAAGGGAAGGCCGAACTCATCAACGGGAGGATCGTGACCTTCATGCCCAGCGGATTTTTGCCCAGCCGCGTCGCGCGCAAGATTGTTCGCGCTCTTGAGGACTACGCAACGAGTGGCGGTCACGGTGAACCGGTTGCCGACCCGACGGGGTACGCCTTCGACCCTCCATTACCATCGGGTCGTCAATCTCTTTGCCCAGACGCATCGTTTTACACCGGCGCACTTCCCACGAACCCGATGGGGTTCATCGAAGGTTTCCCGGTCTTTGCGGTCGAGGTGCGGAGCGAGAGCGACTACGGCCCGAAGGCCGATCGCGAGTACGCGGACAAACGCGCCGATTACTTCTCAGCGGGCACGCGGGTGGTCTGGGATGTCGATCCGGTCGCACAGACGGTCACGAGTTACTCCGCCACCGCGCCGACAACATCGACGACGTTCCGACGCGGAAGCACGGCCGACGCCGAACCTGCGGTACCCGGATGGCGTCTGTCGGTTGACGCGCTATTCACTTGA
- the cimA gene encoding citramalate synthase: MSRVSIYDTTLRDGSQGEGVNFSLQDKLLLTKRLDEIGVEYIEGGYPLSNPKDFEYFQAVRGLDLKHAKVCAFGMTRRKNAPAETDTCLKALLDAHTPVVTIVGKTWDFHVTEVLGTTLDENCAMIADSVQYCKAQGREVFYDAEHFFDGYRANPEYALRTLKAAAGAGAAAVILCDTNGGTMPERVAEVVAIVTRALPCEVGIHCHNDCELAVANSLAAVRAGATQVQGTMNGIGERCGNVDLISVIANLAMKYKYDVLKPGSLTRLTETSRYAYELANMNARNGQPFVGHSAFAHKGGMHTHAVAKDPSTYEHITPEAVGNERRILVSELSGHSTILSKTAKYQMNHDKALTTKILHAVQDLENVGYEFEAAEASFDLLVRKVAKDHKPWQVDKSLTLYKPWFERISYRVNIEARANGTPITEGTVRLKVAGVVEHTASEGDGPVNALDGALRKALVRFYPRLEEMQLVDYKVRVVNPKAGTAAKVRVVIESRDGTDVWGTVGVSENIIEASWLALCDAIEFKLFKDVERDQK; encoded by the coding sequence ATGAGCCGCGTCAGCATCTACGACACCACCCTCCGGGATGGGAGTCAGGGCGAAGGGGTCAACTTCTCGCTCCAGGACAAGCTGCTCCTCACGAAGCGGCTGGACGAGATCGGCGTGGAGTACATCGAGGGCGGCTACCCGCTCTCCAACCCGAAGGACTTCGAGTACTTCCAGGCGGTGCGCGGGCTGGACCTCAAACACGCCAAGGTCTGTGCGTTCGGCATGACCCGGCGAAAGAACGCGCCCGCGGAAACCGACACGTGCCTCAAGGCCCTGCTGGACGCGCACACGCCGGTCGTGACGATCGTGGGCAAAACGTGGGACTTCCACGTCACGGAGGTGCTCGGCACCACGCTCGACGAGAACTGCGCGATGATCGCGGACTCCGTTCAATACTGCAAAGCGCAGGGCCGGGAGGTGTTCTACGACGCCGAGCACTTCTTCGACGGCTATCGCGCGAACCCGGAGTACGCACTCCGCACGCTCAAAGCCGCCGCGGGCGCCGGTGCGGCGGCGGTGATCCTTTGCGACACCAACGGGGGCACCATGCCGGAGCGCGTCGCCGAGGTGGTGGCGATCGTGACGCGGGCGTTGCCGTGTGAGGTCGGCATCCACTGTCACAACGACTGTGAACTCGCGGTGGCGAACTCGCTCGCGGCGGTGCGGGCCGGAGCGACCCAGGTGCAGGGCACGATGAACGGCATCGGCGAGCGGTGCGGGAACGTCGACCTGATTAGCGTGATCGCGAACCTGGCCATGAAGTACAAGTACGACGTGCTCAAGCCCGGGAGCCTGACGCGCCTCACCGAAACGTCCCGCTACGCCTACGAGTTGGCGAACATGAACGCCCGGAACGGCCAGCCGTTCGTCGGCCATTCGGCGTTCGCCCACAAGGGCGGGATGCACACGCACGCGGTCGCCAAGGACCCGAGCACCTACGAGCACATCACGCCGGAGGCCGTCGGGAACGAGCGCCGCATCCTGGTGTCGGAACTGTCCGGGCACTCGACGATTCTGTCGAAGACCGCGAAGTACCAGATGAACCACGACAAGGCACTGACGACCAAGATCCTCCACGCCGTTCAAGATCTGGAGAACGTGGGGTACGAGTTCGAGGCGGCCGAGGCGTCATTCGACCTGCTCGTGCGGAAGGTGGCGAAGGACCACAAGCCGTGGCAGGTGGACAAGTCGCTGACGCTGTACAAGCCGTGGTTCGAGCGAATCTCGTACCGGGTCAACATCGAGGCCCGCGCGAACGGCACCCCGATCACGGAGGGGACCGTCCGGCTGAAAGTGGCGGGGGTCGTCGAGCACACCGCCAGCGAAGGGGACGGTCCGGTGAACGCGCTCGACGGCGCGCTGCGGAAGGCGCTCGTGCGGTTCTACCCGCGCCTCGAAGAAATGCAGTTGGTGGACTACAAGGTGCGGGTGGTGAACCCGAAGGCCGGGACCGCGGCGAAGGTGCGCGTGGTGATCGAATCGCGCGACGGTACCGACGTGTGGGGCACCGTGGGCGTGAGCGAGAACATCATTGAGGCGAGTTGGCTCGCGCTCTGCGACGCGATCGAGTTCAAGCTGTTCAAGGACGTGGAACGCGACCAAAAGTAA
- a CDS encoding valine--tRNA ligase yields MATELPKAYDSKAAQEKWLTFWEGKGFFHSEPDPEKKKYPNGPYTIVIPPPNVTGALHMGHALNNTLQDVLIRWKRMQGFNALWMPGTDHAGIATQSVVERLVLAQEKKTRHDLGRDELVKRIWEWKDKYEARILGQLREIGASCDWKRTRFTLDPVCARAVRETFFRMFRDGYIYRGKRLVNWDTHLQTSVADDETYTEDTKSGFWTFKYPVDGMPDTFISFSTTRPETMLGDTAVCVHPNDERYKALVGKSVVQPHTGRKIPIIADGQLADPELGTGCVKVTPAHDPNDYACWQRHPEIGIINILNPDGTINEAGGEYKGLDRYKAREAVTEKMKELGLYVDKSERIVPMPFSDRSKTPIEPFLSDQWFVKMSDREDGKPGLAQMSMDAVASGKVKFFPERYARSYLDWLGEKRDWCISRQLWWGHRIPVWSKEFPAEQDYAAMRKIISEQLRKLDPKASEAEIAANVERMRGPHEQQWAATGAEGFSLYNGRGFSRSNRSGDGSKITQYICIQSPDQETERDLEQQGYTQSEDVLDTWFSSALWPHSTLGWPGPALPEERADRTAPDWERDRYYYPTSTLVTSRDIITLWVARMVLTGLYNLNEIPFRHVYITPKVLDGFGEGMSKSKGNGVDPLDIIELYGTDAMRYGMVKLATETQDAKLPVSNICPHCGKDVAVKQEHMYMRTKKLTCPECKKEFRPGGPWPTDDPDRPTAKQGSDRFEEGRNFANKMWNATRFLLMNLEGYAAGPVNIAELPTEDRWLLSRLATTTKAVTAALDGYKFSDVARLLYDFVWSEFCDWYIEMSKGRLKDAAARPTAQRVLAGVLDGIMRLVHPLMPFVSESLWQALNETAPERGLPSPAKAEESAAIAAWPSYPDAWISADVEARFARMQELVRGVREIRNRYQVDDKTKLDVAVKCSAAVAAEFNALAAFIGPLAGIATLTAGPDTAKPKQAGGLVKPDFEAYVSLAGLIDAAAEMKRLEKQIADKRKALDGTRAKLANEKFVNSAPAEVVQQQRDLLADIEKQIATLEENLKDLQSA; encoded by the coding sequence ATGGCGACCGAACTTCCGAAGGCATACGACTCCAAGGCCGCTCAGGAGAAATGGCTCACCTTCTGGGAAGGCAAAGGCTTCTTCCACAGCGAGCCGGACCCGGAAAAGAAGAAATACCCCAACGGGCCGTACACGATCGTCATCCCGCCGCCGAACGTGACGGGCGCGCTGCACATGGGGCACGCGCTCAACAACACGCTTCAGGACGTGCTGATCCGCTGGAAGCGGATGCAGGGCTTCAACGCCCTCTGGATGCCCGGCACCGACCACGCCGGCATCGCCACGCAGTCCGTGGTGGAGCGGCTCGTCCTCGCTCAGGAGAAAAAGACCCGTCATGACCTGGGCCGCGACGAACTTGTGAAACGCATCTGGGAGTGGAAGGACAAGTACGAGGCCCGCATTCTCGGCCAGCTCCGCGAGATCGGCGCGAGCTGCGACTGGAAGCGCACGCGCTTCACGCTGGACCCAGTGTGCGCCCGCGCGGTGCGCGAGACGTTCTTCCGGATGTTCCGCGACGGGTACATCTACCGCGGCAAGCGGCTGGTGAACTGGGACACGCACCTGCAAACGTCCGTGGCTGACGACGAAACCTACACCGAGGACACCAAGAGCGGGTTCTGGACGTTCAAGTATCCCGTGGACGGGATGCCCGACACGTTCATCTCGTTCAGCACCACACGCCCCGAAACGATGCTGGGCGATACGGCCGTGTGCGTGCATCCCAACGACGAGCGGTACAAAGCGCTCGTGGGCAAGTCCGTGGTGCAACCGCACACAGGGCGGAAGATCCCCATTATCGCCGACGGCCAACTCGCCGACCCCGAGCTGGGAACCGGGTGCGTGAAGGTGACCCCAGCGCACGACCCGAACGACTACGCCTGCTGGCAACGGCACCCAGAAATTGGAATCATCAACATCCTGAACCCTGACGGCACCATCAACGAGGCCGGCGGCGAGTACAAGGGCCTGGACCGGTATAAGGCCCGCGAGGCCGTGACCGAGAAGATGAAGGAACTCGGGCTGTACGTGGACAAGTCCGAGCGGATCGTGCCGATGCCGTTCAGCGATCGGAGCAAGACCCCGATCGAACCGTTCCTGTCGGACCAGTGGTTCGTGAAGATGTCCGACCGCGAGGACGGCAAGCCCGGCCTCGCACAGATGTCGATGGACGCCGTGGCCTCCGGGAAGGTGAAGTTCTTCCCCGAGCGCTACGCGCGGTCGTACCTCGACTGGCTCGGCGAGAAGCGCGACTGGTGCATCAGCCGCCAACTGTGGTGGGGGCACCGCATCCCGGTGTGGAGTAAAGAGTTTCCCGCTGAGCAAGACTATGCAGCGATGCGCAAGATTATCTCAGAACAATTGAGAAAACTTGACCCCAAGGCGTCTGAGGCAGAAATCGCAGCAAACGTGGAACGGATGCGAGGCCCACATGAACAACAATGGGCAGCAACCGGCGCGGAGGGCTTCTCGCTCTATAATGGGCGAGGGTTTTCGCGCTCCAACCGCAGTGGTGACGGATCAAAAATCACGCAGTACATCTGCATTCAAAGCCCCGATCAGGAAACAGAACGGGACTTGGAGCAGCAGGGATACACGCAGTCTGAAGACGTGCTCGACACGTGGTTCTCATCCGCGCTCTGGCCGCACAGCACGCTCGGCTGGCCCGGTCCCGCATTGCCCGAGGAGCGTGCCGACCGCACCGCGCCCGACTGGGAGCGCGACCGCTACTACTACCCCACGAGCACGCTCGTGACGAGCCGCGACATCATCACGCTGTGGGTGGCGCGGATGGTGCTGACGGGGCTCTACAACCTGAACGAGATCCCGTTCCGTCACGTGTACATCACGCCAAAGGTGCTCGACGGGTTCGGCGAGGGGATGAGCAAGTCGAAGGGTAACGGGGTGGACCCGCTCGACATCATTGAGCTTTATGGCACCGACGCCATGCGCTACGGCATGGTGAAGCTCGCCACCGAGACGCAGGACGCCAAGCTCCCGGTGTCCAACATCTGCCCGCACTGCGGGAAGGATGTGGCGGTGAAGCAAGAGCACATGTACATGCGGACCAAGAAGCTCACTTGCCCCGAATGCAAGAAGGAGTTCCGCCCCGGCGGCCCGTGGCCGACGGACGACCCCGACCGCCCCACCGCGAAGCAGGGCTCCGACCGGTTCGAGGAGGGCCGCAACTTCGCCAACAAGATGTGGAACGCGACGCGGTTCCTCCTCATGAACCTCGAAGGGTACGCGGCCGGACCGGTGAACATCGCGGAACTTCCCACCGAAGACCGCTGGCTGCTGTCGCGGCTCGCGACCACCACGAAGGCCGTGACCGCGGCCCTCGACGGTTACAAGTTCAGCGACGTGGCGCGGCTGCTCTACGACTTCGTGTGGAGCGAGTTCTGCGACTGGTACATCGAGATGTCGAAGGGGCGACTCAAGGACGCCGCCGCGCGCCCCACCGCGCAGCGGGTGCTCGCCGGGGTGCTCGACGGCATTATGCGGCTGGTGCATCCGCTCATGCCGTTCGTGTCGGAATCGCTGTGGCAGGCGCTGAACGAAACGGCCCCCGAGCGTGGGCTCCCCTCCCCCGCCAAGGCCGAGGAGAGTGCGGCGATTGCCGCGTGGCCGTCGTACCCCGACGCCTGGATCAGCGCCGACGTGGAAGCACGTTTCGCCCGGATGCAGGAGTTGGTGCGCGGGGTGCGCGAGATCCGCAACCGCTACCAGGTGGACGACAAGACGAAGCTCGACGTGGCCGTGAAGTGCTCCGCGGCCGTGGCCGCCGAGTTCAACGCCCTGGCCGCGTTCATCGGGCCGCTGGCGGGAATCGCGACCCTCACCGCCGGCCCCGACACCGCCAAGCCCAAACAGGCGGGCGGGTTGGTGAAGCCGGACTTCGAGGCGTATGTGTCGCTCGCGGGGCTGATCGACGCCGCCGCCGAGATGAAGCGGCTCGAAAAGCAGATCGCCGACAAGCGGAAGGCGCTCGACGGCACACGGGCGAAACTCGCCAACGAGAAGTTCGTGAACAGCGCCCCGGCCGAGGTGGTGCAGCAGCAGCGCGACCTGCTCGCCGACATTGAGAAGCAGATCGCAACCTTGGAGGAGAACCTCAAGGATTTGCAGAGCGCGTGA
- the truB gene encoding tRNA pseudouridine(55) synthase TruB, producing MNGLLVIDKPGGMTSRDAVNRVQRWFPKKTKIGHTGTLDPLATGVLVVCVGAATRLADYVQAMGKTYASRFRLGATSTSDDADGTVTDTPGAVPPTGEAVEASLQRFVGVIEQLPPAVSALKVDGRRAHDLVRQGKEVTLAPRPVRIDAVRLTGYDWPFADVEVDCGKGTYIRSIARDLGAALGCGGMVQTLRRARVGCYLAEDAVTLDLDPGEVGKHLMPMSSALSTLPAVRISAEVVTRFRQGQTVATAGEASPQPGEEVVVIDGFQEVIGIGAVLPNGFVKPTLVLPS from the coding sequence ATGAACGGCCTTTTAGTGATCGACAAGCCCGGCGGGATGACCTCGCGCGACGCGGTGAACCGGGTGCAGCGGTGGTTCCCCAAGAAAACGAAGATCGGGCACACGGGCACACTCGACCCGCTCGCCACGGGCGTGCTGGTGGTGTGCGTCGGGGCGGCGACCCGGCTGGCCGATTACGTTCAGGCGATGGGGAAGACCTACGCCTCGCGGTTCCGGCTCGGCGCCACCAGCACCAGCGACGACGCCGACGGTACCGTGACCGACACGCCCGGTGCGGTGCCGCCGACCGGCGAGGCGGTGGAGGCCTCGCTCCAGCGCTTCGTGGGGGTGATCGAGCAGTTGCCGCCCGCGGTGTCGGCGTTGAAGGTGGACGGGCGGCGCGCGCACGACCTCGTTCGCCAGGGAAAAGAGGTGACGCTGGCGCCGCGGCCGGTGCGCATCGACGCCGTTCGCTTAACGGGTTACGACTGGCCGTTCGCCGACGTGGAAGTGGATTGCGGCAAGGGGACGTACATCCGCTCCATCGCACGCGATCTGGGGGCGGCTCTGGGGTGCGGTGGGATGGTGCAAACGCTGCGGCGCGCCCGTGTCGGGTGCTACCTCGCGGAAGACGCCGTCACACTCGACCTCGACCCCGGCGAAGTCGGCAAGCACCTCATGCCGATGTCGTCGGCGCTCTCGACGCTCCCGGCCGTGCGCATCTCCGCGGAAGTGGTGACCCGGTTTCGTCAGGGACAGACGGTTGCGACCGCGGGCGAGGCTTCGCCACAGCCGGGTGAGGAAGTTGTGGTAATCGACGGATTTCAGGAAGTAATTGGGATCGGCGCCGTGTTGCCCAACGGGTTCGTCAAGCCGACCCTAGTGCTACCGTCCTGA
- a CDS encoding GNAT family N-acetyltransferase, whose translation MVTFRSMLEEDIPAALTLWQGLPGIGLRDADSPAALARYLRRNPGCSFVALGAAGELVGVSLAGHDGRRGYLHHVAVAEAFRGRGIGRALFDRCAGALRAEGVEKINLWVKADNAAGLAFWKRVGGSERTELVTVSIVLGDNPNA comes from the coding sequence ATGGTCACGTTTCGTTCGATGCTCGAAGAAGACATACCCGCGGCGCTCACGCTGTGGCAAGGGTTGCCCGGAATCGGCCTGCGCGACGCGGACAGTCCGGCCGCGCTCGCGCGGTATTTGCGGCGCAACCCGGGGTGCAGTTTCGTTGCGCTCGGTGCGGCGGGCGAACTGGTGGGGGTCAGCCTCGCGGGGCACGACGGGCGCCGCGGGTACCTGCACCATGTCGCGGTCGCCGAGGCGTTTCGCGGGCGTGGGATCGGCCGCGCCCTTTTCGACCGGTGCGCCGGCGCACTTCGTGCCGAGGGCGTCGAGAAAATCAACCTGTGGGTGAAGGCCGACAACGCGGCCGGGCTCGCGTTCTGGAAGCGGGTCGGCGGGAGCGAACGCACGGAACTGGTGACTGTCTCTATCGTGTTGGGAGACAATCCGAACGCATGA
- a CDS encoding diacylglycerol/lipid kinase family protein, which translates to MHATCVIYNPAAGRGRAERLLNALPPSLASGVELRPTTTEGHAVELARRACDDGFVKVVAAGGDGTVHEVANGVLQSGRRDVVFGTWPIGSANDFAFTLGLDVWWKIREQNPPLDVLEIDVGRVTAPGRERFFVDSVGIGFNGMVTIESRKTKWLAGLPLYAWAFLKALARHFATPPMTVRFDGREITGPTLALSILNAQREGNFPLRPNAILTDGQFDYMHAKGLTRLHLVRYLPAMVRGKLPEGHPRLALGRASRIEVQREAPLCVHADGEFVCVPEDGVKEIAIEVLPQRLKVEVYRPALYGGLQ; encoded by the coding sequence ATGCACGCCACCTGTGTGATTTACAACCCGGCGGCCGGTCGCGGAAGGGCAGAACGGCTCCTCAACGCCCTCCCGCCGTCGCTCGCGAGCGGGGTCGAACTGCGCCCCACAACAACGGAGGGCCATGCGGTCGAACTCGCCCGCCGCGCGTGTGACGACGGGTTCGTGAAGGTCGTGGCCGCCGGCGGGGACGGCACCGTTCACGAAGTCGCGAACGGCGTCCTCCAGAGCGGGCGCCGCGACGTGGTGTTCGGCACCTGGCCGATCGGCTCCGCCAACGACTTCGCGTTCACCCTCGGCCTGGACGTTTGGTGGAAGATCCGCGAGCAAAACCCGCCCCTGGACGTGCTCGAAATCGATGTGGGCCGCGTGACCGCACCGGGCCGGGAACGGTTCTTCGTGGATTCGGTCGGGATCGGGTTCAACGGCATGGTGACCATCGAATCCCGCAAAACGAAGTGGCTCGCGGGGCTGCCGCTGTACGCCTGGGCCTTCCTCAAAGCGCTGGCGCGGCACTTCGCTACACCGCCGATGACGGTCCGGTTCGACGGCCGCGAGATCACCGGTCCGACGCTCGCGCTGTCGATCCTGAACGCGCAACGGGAAGGCAACTTCCCACTGCGCCCGAACGCCATCCTCACCGACGGTCAGTTCGACTACATGCACGCGAAGGGGCTCACCCGGCTGCACCTCGTTCGGTACTTGCCGGCCATGGTGCGCGGTAAGCTCCCGGAAGGTCACCCGCGACTGGCGCTCGGCCGCGCAAGCCGCATCGAGGTGCAACGGGAGGCACCGCTGTGCGTGCATGCGGACGGTGAGTTCGTGTGTGTGCCGGAGGACGGCGTGAAGGAAATCGCGATCGAGGTGCTGCCGCAACGTCTCAAGGTCGAGGTGTACCGGCCGGCACTGTACGGCGGCCTTCAGTAA
- a CDS encoding ArsR/SmtB family transcription factor codes for MTDKKQAEDCAVMLQALAEPNRIRIIECLRTGSKNVTQLAKELGVEIVNVSHHLGVLRTAGLVEDIKDGRFVIYSLHPKVFHNDSSKATYLDLGWCRVEIPHN; via the coding sequence ATGACCGACAAGAAGCAAGCCGAAGATTGCGCCGTGATGCTCCAGGCGCTTGCCGAGCCGAACCGCATTCGCATCATCGAGTGCCTCCGCACCGGCTCCAAGAACGTGACCCAACTGGCGAAGGAACTGGGCGTTGAGATCGTGAACGTGTCTCATCACCTGGGTGTGCTCCGCACCGCCGGGCTGGTTGAAGACATCAAGGACGGCCGGTTCGTGATCTACTCGCTGCACCCCAAGGTGTTCCACAACGACAGCTCGAAGGCCACGTACCTGGACCTCGGCTGGTGCCGCGTCGAGATCCCGCACAACTAA
- a CDS encoding FmdB family zinc ribbon protein, whose protein sequence is MPLYEYKCRNCEHGFEALTSSRTAVAVTCPKCEGKELDQLIGLPALGRVSEGAPATNCRGDGPPCGASWCGRKNA, encoded by the coding sequence ATGCCTCTCTACGAATACAAGTGCCGGAACTGTGAGCACGGCTTCGAGGCACTCACCTCGTCCCGCACGGCGGTGGCAGTCACGTGCCCGAAGTGCGAGGGGAAGGAGTTGGATCAGTTGATCGGGTTGCCCGCTCTGGGGCGAGTATCCGAGGGCGCGCCGGCGACCAACTGTCGCGGCGACGGCCCGCCGTGCGGAGCCTCATGGTGTGGTCGGAAAAATGCTTAA
- a CDS encoding rhomboid family intramembrane serine protease: MGIQDRDYYRDNPSFFDRVGQQGATTWLIAITVGVFFGQMFSTIGGGFDAGPLIQYGSCRPNKVLEGEVWRLLTAVFLHGGLMHLFFNMLVLHWAGGRFEERRGGRELVLFYLIGGVVANIVFVATQVTGVAPGGEKVGAIGASGAVAAAMVVFALYYPHAQLRLYFFIPVPAWLLAILFVGFNSLMGFGHAGGGVAYFAHLGGAAFGFLYYETGVEFGRLFARDPSARARPRLRVVNAPPEEDRPEPVAAAVEAPRPAKPADEQLEAKLDAILEKVSRNGRGSLTAEENEILVQASELYKKRRK, translated from the coding sequence ATGGGCATCCAAGATCGGGACTATTACCGCGACAACCCGAGCTTTTTTGATCGGGTCGGTCAGCAGGGGGCCACCACCTGGTTGATCGCGATAACCGTCGGTGTGTTTTTCGGGCAAATGTTCTCCACGATCGGCGGGGGCTTCGATGCCGGACCGCTGATCCAGTATGGCTCGTGCCGGCCGAATAAGGTCCTGGAGGGCGAGGTCTGGCGGCTGCTCACGGCGGTGTTCCTGCACGGCGGCCTGATGCACCTGTTCTTCAACATGCTGGTGCTGCACTGGGCCGGCGGGCGGTTCGAGGAGCGGCGCGGCGGGCGCGAGCTGGTGCTGTTCTACCTGATCGGCGGGGTGGTCGCGAACATCGTGTTCGTTGCCACCCAGGTGACCGGTGTCGCGCCCGGTGGGGAAAAGGTCGGCGCGATCGGCGCCAGCGGCGCGGTCGCGGCGGCGATGGTGGTGTTTGCTCTGTATTACCCGCACGCACAACTGCGGCTGTACTTCTTCATCCCCGTGCCGGCGTGGCTCCTCGCGATCCTGTTCGTCGGGTTCAACAGCCTCATGGGGTTCGGACACGCGGGCGGGGGCGTGGCGTATTTTGCGCACCTCGGCGGGGCGGCGTTCGGGTTCCTCTATTACGAAACCGGGGTCGAGTTCGGCCGGTTATTCGCACGGGACCCGTCCGCCCGCGCGCGGCCCCGGCTGCGGGTCGTGAATGCCCCGCCTGAAGAGGACCGGCCCGAACCTGTTGCGGCCGCCGTTGAAGCCCCGCGCCCCGCCAAGCCCGCCGACGAACAGCTCGAGGCGAAGCTCGACGCGATTCTGGAGAAGGTGTCCCGAAACGGCCGCGGTAGCCTCACGGCCGAAGAGAACGAGATTCTGGTTCAGGCGAGTGAACTCTACAAGAAGCGACGAAAGTAA